GGATGTGAGTAATCACTTTTCATTGTTTTTATGTTTTAAAAAGTGTAAAAATTAGTTATTTCAGGCGAAAACTTTTTTACAGATACAAAATAAAACCATTCAACCAATAGGCTTTGTACATGTGGCCTAGTTTTTCAATGTGAAAGAGTCACGTTGGAGATAATTTCATTCGACTTCCTAAAACTAGGGAGATTTTGGTTTAATCTCTTCAAAAGATGTCCTCCTACGACATCCACGAAGGAAAAAAAATTCCAAGGatccgttggagatgctcttattatTGTGGGTTGTAAttgtatttgattttttatttttttttactcaaaaaagGCAAGATTGTATTAAAACTCAGTCCTTCATCAAGAAGATGAGAAACTggagaaaacaaaagtaacaaatCAGCTCAGTTATAGTAGAGTTGTTCCAAAAAGATGATACAAAACTAATGCATTACCACCTCCCAATAATTCAAAACAGAATTCAGAAAAACTCCCTCAAAAATATCAGTCCCAGTGCACCAATTATAGATCAGCATTTTGATAGAATCCTTCAATTCTTCTACAGATTTGTATTTCCCATTGAAAAACCTTGCATTTCTTTCCAACCATACATCCCACCAGATAACAAAAGGAATAATGTCCCAAATTCTTTGCTTTAAACTGCCTTGTGAACCTTTCTTTCTTTTCCACTCCCAGGTTGTATCCCTGACTGACTGTTGAAACACCCATTGTAAACTGTAGATtgacaaaaagaaaaaccaaagtTCTCTGGTAGTGTCACAATGCAGAAAAATATGATGGTTTGTCTCTGCATCTTTCTTGCATAAAAGGAAGCCATTGACCATGATAGAGTTCTTGTATATGTCCATAGTTTCAGCAACCACAAAAAAAAGATTCCATACAAAAAAAACCGCCTTATGTGGAATCTTTGGGTTCCATACACACTTGTAAGGAAAGTAAATCATCCCATGAATCTCCAGATCTTTGTAACAGTCCTTCACAGAAAAAGGCTTATTGCCATTCTGCCAAACTCTGTAATCTTCAGCATCCCCCCTTGTAAATATAGAAATCAGATCCAGCAAGTGTGC
This genomic interval from Papaver somniferum cultivar HN1 unplaced genomic scaffold, ASM357369v1 unplaced-scaffold_107, whole genome shotgun sequence contains the following:
- the LOC113327957 gene encoding uncharacterized protein LOC113327957; the encoded protein is MNKSLHAKWIWRYGNEENALWRKVVNHKFEENEKAFLPNQTTKPIGKSLWDGILKSREQVEMNTTFHVSKGDRVLFWKYKWMNGQSLMSLFSALFHLSRMQEATIQEMLVYNQENSWNFVFCRNLKDEEIEDVAHLLDLISIFTRGDAEDYRVWQNGNKPFSVKDCYKDLEIHGMIYFPYKCVWNPKIPHKAVFFVWNLFFVVAETMDIYKNSIMVNGFLLCKKDAETNHHIFLHCDTTRELWFFFLSIYSLQWVFQQSVRDTTWEWKRKKGSQGSLKQRIWDIIPFVIWWDVWLERNARFFNGKYKSVEELKDSIKMLIYNWCTGTDIFEGVFLNSVLNYWEVVMH